GGAGGTCGCCATGGCGGGGGACGGCCAGGTGACCATGGGAGAAACCGTCGTCAAGGCGAAGGCGAGCAAGCTCCGCACCATGCGCGATGGCCGGATCCTGGCGGGCTTCGCCGGCGGCGTCGCCGATGCCCTCACCTTGTTCGAGAAGTTCGAAGCGCAACTCGAACGCTACCCTCGCCACCTCACCCGCGCGGCGGTCGAACTCGCGAAGGAGTGGCGGAGCGACCGCTATCTTCGGCGGCTCGAGGCGCTGCTCGCCGTCGCCGACCGGGAGACGAGCCTGCTCATCGCCGGCACGGGAGAGGTCATCGAACCGGACGACGGCATTCTCGCGCTCGGTTCCGGCGGGCCGCACGCGCTCGCCGCCGCGCGGGCCCTCGCTCGCCGGACGGAGTTGCCGGCCGCGGAAGTGGCCCGGCAGGCCCTCGAGATCGCAGCGGAGATCTGCGTATACACGAACCGGGAGATCACGGTACTCGAGCTCTCGGGCGACGAAGCCAACGGGAACGAGCCATGACGATCGATATCAGCCCCGCCCCGGATCCCGGCGACCCCGGCATCGCGGCGGCGCTCACCCCGCGGCAGATCGTCGAGGAACTCGACCAGTACATCATCGGACAGGACGAGGCGAAAAAGGCCGTCGCGATCGCGCTCCGCAACCGCTGGCGCCGACAGAACGTCGACGAAGGGATGCGCGAGGAAATCCTCCCCAACAACATCATCCTCATCGGCCCGACCGGCGTGGGGAAAACCGAGATCGCCCGCCGCCTCTCCCGGCTCGCCGGGGCCCCGTTCATCAAGGTCGAGGCTTCGAAGTTCACCGAAGTGGGCTACGTCGGCCGCGATGTGGAGTCGATGATCCGGGATCTCGTCGAGATCGCGATCAAGCTCGTTCGCGAGGAGCAGGAGGCCCGGCACGGGGAGATCGCCGACCGGAGGGTCGAGGAGCGCCTCCTCGACCTTCTTCTCCCTCCCGTGGCGGAGGGTGAGTCCGCGGCCGGTCCCGGCGGGGGCGCGCAGCGACAGTTCGTCGTGTCGCTCGCGGGACAGGCATCCGAGACCCGCTCCGACGAGCCTTCCGAACAGCGCAAGCACCGCACGCGAGAGAAGCTCCGCGGCCTCCTGCGCGACGGCATGCTCGATGAGCGGGAGGTCGAAGTCGAGGTCAGCGAGAGCGCGATCCCGATGCTGGATGTGGGGGGCGGCATGGAAAGCCTGGACTTCAACGTCGGGGAAGTCCTCAAGGGCGTTCTGCCGAAGAAGACGCGCCGCCGCCGGGTCACGGTAGCGGACGCCCGCCGGATCCTCCGCTCCGAGGAACTCGCGAACCTGGTGGACATGGAGGAGGTCACGGAGCAGG
The DNA window shown above is from Candidatus Palauibacter soopunensis and carries:
- the hslV gene encoding ATP-dependent protease subunit HslV encodes the protein MIRATTILCVRVGGEVAMAGDGQVTMGETVVKAKASKLRTMRDGRILAGFAGGVADALTLFEKFEAQLERYPRHLTRAAVELAKEWRSDRYLRRLEALLAVADRETSLLIAGTGEVIEPDDGILALGSGGPHALAAARALARRTELPAAEVARQALEIAAEICVYTNREITVLELSGDEANGNEP
- the hslU gene encoding ATP-dependent protease ATPase subunit HslU → MTIDISPAPDPGDPGIAAALTPRQIVEELDQYIIGQDEAKKAVAIALRNRWRRQNVDEGMREEILPNNIILIGPTGVGKTEIARRLSRLAGAPFIKVEASKFTEVGYVGRDVESMIRDLVEIAIKLVREEQEARHGEIADRRVEERLLDLLLPPVAEGESAAGPGGGAQRQFVVSLAGQASETRSDEPSEQRKHRTREKLRGLLRDGMLDEREVEVEVSESAIPMLDVGGGMESLDFNVGEVLKGVLPKKTRRRRVTVADARRILRSEELANLVDMEEVTEQALRRTESMGIVFLDEIDKVAGKHGGTGPDVSREGVQRDLLPIVEGSTVQTRHGMVRTDHILFIAAGAFHIAKPSDLIPELQGRFPIRVELESLDAEAFTRILQEPRYALLAQYQALVETESARLEFEESAVREIACIASQVNERTENIGARRLHTVLSTLLEKILFDLPEARANDTIAIDADFVRDRLSRIADDEDLRRYIL